Part of the Henckelia pumila isolate YLH828 chromosome 2, ASM3356847v2, whole genome shotgun sequence genome is shown below.
AAGCCCAAAAGACTAGCTAGAATGAAGAAAAGAAGGAAAATGGTGCACTTGGAAATGAGCTCGACACCCCTATATATAGACAAAGTTTGGAACCTCCGAAcgcacgatcggagcttccgatccattcGAAACATTCGATCCCTTACATCAAAACTCCCTCCGCCAACCACGTGTCTTTATTCTTGAAGCTGGCTGCCGACAATAGATTCCGATTTCATGGACATCACTGCTTACATAATATTACAGACAACTGGTATTGGGACGTTTGGAGCTTCCAAACATACCCTGAGCTTCCGAACTGGAACTATGGCTCCGAtatgtttggagcttccgatctacccaaAGCTCAAAGCTCTTACCGGACCATTTTGatcgttctgaatccatttttcaacTCCTTAAACTCATTTGAAGATGTCATAATTATGTTTTAGCCAAATAATCATAATTATGcacttgattaacttaattttGGGTACGAGTTACTATAGTTGGCCCGTCTGACCAAAAGATTGGAAGCCATCGGCAGAAAGTGCTAATCTCACGTTCCTTATTTCATCTGCAAAAGTTGAGTGTGTTTCATTGAAATTATGTCAATCAGGTGATTCCGACGGGTGCATAATTGTTTCCCCATCATACAAATGTTCGTGGTACCAATGCATGTGTGACGTCGTTGCATCTGAAGCATACAACCATTGGAAACGAGGGGTGATTGGGAAGTAATACATCCTCTTGTACTGAGTTTGCTTCTTACTCTTCCGCGATCCACGTGATCGACTTTGTTTGTAACGTGGATGCTCACAAAATTTGCATTCAGTCAACTCACTATCTGCACCCCAATATATCATGCAGTTGTTGTTGCAAGAATCAATCATCTCCACCGGCAGTCCTAAATCCTTGATGAGTTTCTTGGTTGCATAAAAACTATCAAGAAAACTGTGATCAGGAGGACATTACGCAGTCATTAATTGACACGTGTCATTGAAATTTATTTCAGACATGTTATGCTCATGTTTCATCTTCAACAACCTTGCAAGAACAGACAACAAGGTATGTCCGTGTGGATTCCCTTCCCAAATCTCCTTCTCCGTCGATTTTATCATGTTAGGATCCTCGATTACGTTGACGTTGGGATCGTCGACGACATTGATGTAAGGATCCTCGTTGATATCTTCCACCTCATTAACATTTTGGTAATCATAAGGAGGTTGTTCGAATTCGAATTTATATTGACTGTAAGTATGTGTGCTTGGATCCATTGGCGTTGAAAAGTTCGGTGTTTCAAAGTCTTTGGTCGTATGTCGTCTACTACGGGATGAAGATGGTGCATCCATATTAACTCTTGGAAACGACGGACGGATGTAATCCTCTTCATGAAAGAACCAATTGTAGTAATTATGAACGAACCCATATATGCACAAGTGTACCTTCACCGTGTCCTCGTCTAAGTAAGTTAGATTTTGACATTTTTTTTCGGTTGCTAGGATACCTTATTCGACCATCGGGTAAACATGTAGGATTACTCCTTGCAAAAGCAACAAATACATACAtcccattaataaaatcattAGTTAAAAATTCATTAACTACTCGTCGATCCATCCAACTCCGATCGTAAGTCATTCAATCCtacaatatatataatacttgGATGTGTTATTATTTTCGAACTATGAGCAAAACTTTGGTAgtgtaataattttttatatataccaCTTACACAGACACATATATATTTGTTTACTTACACAGacacatatataaaataatatatataatgtcCGTATAAAACATAATCACAAAATTCAATGAAATTTATTTACTTAATTATCTACAAGTACACTGACCGCCGCGACACACACCCAAATATTATCAAACTTAATCTACACGCACtgtgacacacacacacacgcaaaCAAACAAACACTTAAACGCAgatcatatataatatatatgagaTAATTAATACAAATACAACGGAATTTATTTACTTATATCTACAAAAACTCAATGATATAGTTGAATTATCATCGAACTAGACAACATTAATAGGTTTAACTGAAAATCTAGTAggcaaacaaaataaaacataataaaacattACATTAACAAAGTATATATGTATACCACACTTTAtaataaacaaatattttatatggAAATTACGTACCTACACTTTTAATTTGTGGAATATGCGGCAGAGAAGAATGGTTGTGACTTGTGACGGTGCAATATAAAACAACCGTTACACAAGAAAATAACACACTTAACTTTGATTAAAAAAACGTCGCAACATAAAGGTATCTTTTCAACGCGTACAATTATTGAGTATTTGTAGCTGAAATTTTGCGATGGTTTTTGGAAAATCGTCGCAAAATAAAGGTATCTTTTCAACGCGTACAATTATTGAGGCACCTTCACGTAGAAGGCGTGTTGATGCAGACATCCATGAATTgcgacggttattcacaaagcgTCGCAAATGCAACGGTTTATCTAAAACTTCCGCAAGATATTTGCAACGGTTTTAGTAAACCGTCGCAATTGTTTTGAAAAATCGTTGCAAATATTTTTGTGACGATTTTATATAACCGTCTCAATTGCTACGGTTTTTAAACACCGTAGCAAATATTTTTCAACGGTTTTTTAAACCATCGGTCCATCGCAAATAAAACTGTGGCAAAATATTTGCAATGATTTTATATAAACCGTCGCAATTAAGACAGTTTTTGACTAGCgacaattttataaaaagtgtCAAATTTTGCAACGGTTTTAATAAAACTATCGCAACTTGCGAGGTTTTTTTGTAGTGTTTGGGGGTCAAATCTCTTTACGTTTTTCTTGCTGCCGCTGTCGGAATaatttcactagaaaactttttttaaaacaatcatTTTGTACAAACCCGATCCAATTGATGACACACTCTTAATTAGAACTCCTAGCATATTCAGATAATAAAGACGATAAACTCCAAGTAATTTACACTCGATCATCAAGGATCCCCTCTAACTTCTGCAACCATTCTACTTCATCTACTAAGTTCAACTGAGGTTACGGTTGAGGAAGGATTTAGCATATGATGGCTGCACAATAAGCATATGTGATCCTTAAATGATCTGATATGAAATATTGAAGTTGATCTATGATTCTCTTTAAATGCTCCTAGACATGTGAGAATTCATTAGTAGATAAAGTTGATTGGCCATATTCGTGTTCTCGGTCACTCTCTTTGGattctttgaaatttcttttttcatataaaaatttcTTCAACGATCATATTTGATATTTCTATTCATATATACAGTTGTCTGAAAATCATGTTGTACTTTGTCACTAACTATAGCTACATTGAATGTTTTTATCTTTTGTGTCAATGAGCCGTATGATTTAACATTGCATTTGTTCATCAGTTCTGGATCGCTTGATCTTTGTGACCTGAAACTGATGTATATCTAGGACCAATATCTTGATTTATCAATTCTTTGTTTTGTTCCTAACATGATAATATTCAATGGAGGTAAATGTCATATTAATTAAATACAGAAGATTTGAAttccaaaattttaaataatatttgaaaatttcatttATTAATCATGAAAAAAATGACTAACATTTATAGCTTATTTACAGACTGTGATATAAAGGCAACATTGGGAGGCTTCCAAATATTTTAGAGATCTTTTTAACTTACAGAATTCTCTATAaaccaattatatatatatatatatatatatatatatatataatttttttatattagtcTTGACTTTGTAGAAAATTATAGAATTGGATAGAGTAATCTTTCTCTAAAATGAATTTTTGTTCATATCTGTAGAATATTCAAGGAATAATTTGTTGATGATTCTAGAAACTTAATATCTACAATATGATTTGATCGATTTTAGCTGTTGATTCATAGATTGACTAATATAAATAGGAGTTTCATTTCATTTGTATCCATCCAAGTTTCAATTTTTCAAGTAACACGAGTAGAAAAAATCTCTTGTTCTTATGTTCTTGTTTTAGAGGCTTAATTATTATCTTTCGGTGAAGGTCAACTAAGTATCGGCGTTTGAGTTTGATATTTGatgaaatgataaaaataataaatataaggacaaaaaatgattttaatatCTCCATTTTAAATGCATGGTTAATCATAGGTGTAAAATAGTGTGTCTATCATACTTGTGCTAACTTCTTTGGGCTTACTAATTGTTTGGGCCTCTGTTAAGCCAATGGACTTGAAAACTCTTGGTCTAATGTCCAACTCGGTAGTTAGTTGGTAAAACGATTTTGAGGAAGTCATATATCAGCTCAAGAGAATCAGTTGCAACACATGAGAGATACAACTGATTCTGAGAGATACAAGATCACAATAGAGGCAAGTGAGCTCAAATCAACAAGCACAGAAAGAACATTGGAATCAGAGGTGATTACCCAGAGCAGTCAAGAAGAGAGAAGAGGATCAAAAGCAAAAGGAGATTGTATAGAACTCAAGGGCAGAAACTTGAGCTGTAATATGTAATTCTTCTTTCTTGTTGTAGATTGTAATCGGATTATCTTTGAAACCTTGTTAATAAAGTGATGGCTGGTTTTCCGTGGATGTAGATCTCTCTAAGGGATCAAACCACGTAATTTCATTGTGTTCTTGAGTTGATTACGTTGCATGATTCTTCCTTGGTCTGGTTCTTCGAGAAGAGTGATTGCTTGCTGGTTTATTGAGTTGCTCGTGAGTTCTCAATTGGATTAGAGTCGATTGTGATTGCTTTGTTTCTTGTTTCATTACTTAACAGTAGGGATACAATCTGACCAAACTCAGGACAATCATGTCTTGTATTCATAACTCTGCGTGTTTAACTCGCATTGAACccactgaaaattttaaattttattcaatacaattaaaaaaaatatatcaatgaATTTATTTTCAACTTTATATCAGTAATATTTAAGgatagaaaaaaatattatcactAAGTTAAAatctattaattaatattcaactaataacaaaaggaaaataatatgtatatatgtataaaaattaaacatgtCATAATAAGATAAACTTGTttaatcttaaaatattattaattaaaattatgcatTAAGTTATAGGCTAGTATTTTTGTTTCAAAGGTTAACTAGAATATGTCAAAGTAgcggtttttaaaattttttgcttTCACGTTCATTGCTAGAATTCATCTCTTCTCCATAgaaaattttttgttatttttttttaataaaaaagaaTGATTCCCCGCAAAAACAGTATACAATCTCATTATTTTTCCCCATTCACCGTTTCAAAAACACATTCCATTCTTCTAAACCATAATCCCTTCACCAAAATCCCATCCCAAAAAACACGAGGAAAATCTTCAAGAAGTTACAGGAAACCATGAATCCTCATTCTTTCAAGGTAAACAATGTGATCATCATTGCAATCACATTAACTTTCTTGATCACATCTTTCATGGTCCCCGGGGCCGAAGCCGATTCCACGTGGAAAGCGCTAAGCGCGATCTTCCCAAGGATCGAGGTGACGCTATCCAACGAAGAAAATCATACGGTTTGGTTTATGTGCCAGATGACTAATTCAAGTGATTCCTTGCAGCCACTCGAACCTAAGAAAACCTATCGGTTTGAGTTCACGCAGGTGGCTTTCCCCATGCGATGGTGCTATTTGTACATCAATAAGAATAACCACGGGTTCTTTTGGGCCTACACGGTGAGGGCGAGATGCACCAAGTGCTTCTGGAGCATCGACAATCACCCCCTCTTGTATCGTGGAGATAAATCGCGTTGGGAACGACAGAAAGTCTTCATGCCTCAAGATTTCAACATCGATGAATATCTTCTATAAAAGTTGGCATTCTTGAAATTGTGATcttcttttatattttatgttggtccattgaaatttgaaatatacGTACGTGCATTTGTATCATGCTTTGGCCAGGTTTAATTTAAAAAGCTACATCGATTGTTGTTGTAAATTTGTGTTGTTCGATGAATGACGAAATTAAAAAGGTAAATTCTATCTTAGCATCTCGATATAGGATAGAAAAAATACCGTTAAATGGTAGGGGGTGTTGTATTTTTGACTGAAGATATACAcaaattttgtgttattttgttCTAAacatcttactatattattatagtagagaatatttaattaacaaactttcaattaattggtaAAACTTGAGATAAAATTATGATTATATGCACACATCGCGTGCAAGAGACAatagtatatgtatatatatgtgtgtgtatatatatatatatttatgtagacaaataaaatataaagtatatatatttatttgtgtatCCAAATATTTATGGTCAACTTCGTTTGGATGTAGATGCCAGTTTTCATGAGGTGGCAAATCGTTGTGGTGTAGGAGGTGTGCTCCGTAATCATAAAGGAAGGTTATTAGCTGCATTTGGCCGTTCGTTCTCGAAACCTGAATCAGTGGATATGAGAGAATTATTAGCTATCCGATAAGGACTCAAAGTCATCCAAGATAATGATCTCCAACAAGTCTCTGTTTTTTTTTCCGATTCACTCTTGGCTAGCAGTCACGAAGCCTCTGAGAGATTTGAGCTATGTTGGATTATGTGTTGCATAGATCAAGGTATCAATGGCCTCTTTGAATATTATTTCTTTATCTCGTACCCGGAAGACTGCTAATAAAGTGGCCCACTATGCGTCAAAATTTGTTTGTTCCTCTCCTGCACCTTTTTTTAGGTGTTTGGAGTTTTCTTTCTTGGCTTATTGTTCTTGTAACTAGAAACACtattggtgattaataaaggtTACaagtttttgtgaaaaaaaaaatctaaagatGCAAGATTAAAGTTGAAATTTGatgaaatgataaaaataataaatataagaCAAAATAATTCGTCGAAAAGGCGTTGCGATGGCTTTTTGATAACCGTCGAAAAATTACAACGGTTTTACAATGGTTTAACCGTTGCAATCTTTGCAACGGATTTTGAAAAACCGTTGCAAAACATTGcttggtttttaaaaaaccgctGCAAATGTTTGCAACAGTTTTTTAAGAACCGTAGCAACAGTTTGCagcggtttttaaaaaaaccgttaCAATAATTTCAATTGACCTTTTCTAATTAAACCTTGctagattaatattaatttatattttttaatttaaatatcatTTGTTTATTACTAACATtacaatatttaattaatacaaTTTATAATACCAAAATTTATAGCTACGAACCACAGTAAtaacaatataatataatacacACATTCATGTTTCATCCACTATACTACCGAAAATACTTTGCATAATTGTGAGGTGACCGTGTCTCATCGTTGTCATCGTCACCGTCGCCATCGTCTTCGTCGCGGTAATGTGTTGGTTCCTCAATCCTCAGTGTCTTGCCCCTGCTTTTAGGAGCATGTGTGTCATCGGTGGACTTCTTCTTACCCTTATGAAGGGTAGAAAAGAAGGAAGTCATCATTCTCTCCAATTATGAAATACGGCCCAACATCCTTGCTTGTGTGTCGTTGGAAGCCTGCAACGCTAATGCATTTTGCTGCGACTGCATTTTGGCAACATCGGCCTCTGCCCTTGCTGCTTGTGCCTCATCTCTGGCGACACGAATCGCCTCATCATGTGCCACAAGTGATGACTTCAGCTGAGTACGAAAGCGAGGACGAGACATCATCTCATTCGGGTATATGGTCTTCGCGACAGCGCCGATATCATATACCCGTTGATGATTTACACCACCGACAGCATCCATAAAAATGGCATTTACCTCGTCGGCCGATAGATAGTCATGAACATCTCCACTCTGCAGATCTCCACTCTGCCTAATTGTGTACTGCTCTACGATGCGATGTTCCACCTCTTCCTATTTCTCCCACATTTACGATGATAAAAATCGGTCATGATATTAAAAATggatatttaaacaaattattaTAACCATTATATAAATGAAAACGTTTTACATTTATCATTTTTGATTTGTCATAAGCAAATGTCTCGTCCTGTCGTTTGTGCGTCTTCAGGAAAATCTTCCAACTGCTAGGTTCTCTGTTCAGTGACTGACGCTACATTGTATGTATGTATTCATAATTGTATTATACAGACAGTGAATTGGAATGACGAAAATTAAATGTTATATTACttattgaaataattttttaccAGATTTGCAGTGTGCACGGCATAGGACTTCGATCCACCAACGTGCTTGGTCGTACCAGTCTCGGGTCCAGCAGACTCGCTATTCCTATTTGTAACTCGCTGCAGAATTCTTCCACTTAGTAGTCTCCCAATGTGCGAGCAATGTCGCCCAAACGGACGGATCGATAGTATGCGGCACATTCCCATGAGTTCTCCACTCATGCAATGCGCAGCGGTAGATGTCTCCACATTTGCTATACCAAATGTCTCGTACCTGTGTATCGTACTGCTCTTCCCATATGTACTGCCTCTGCACTTATTTAGAGTAGATAAGAAACACATTAACAATGCATAGTATagaaaaaataacaaacaataaaatattatagTATCCGTAAAACAACATGCTACAAATTGCTCCCAATATCACGTACGATGCGCCAGGGGTGGATCCAGGATTTCGGTCTTGGGGGGCCGTCTCAAACTAAACAcaagattcaaaaaaaaaaattaacgtaTCAGTTACATCAAATGTATGTTTTGAACAAAATATTTGTAGATTAAAAGAATTCGACGTTCAttagaatttttgaaatttttttatgatagtatcaatacaaatatttttaattagcAATCAATTTCAATACATATCATCAATGCATCCAAGAGAAAATTATCCTTCATTTTGCTATGAAACCTAAATTTGTTAATATCCATGATTGATAATGACTTTTTTTCTATAATTGCTGTAGAACTTGAAACTGTAATCACAAAAACAATCACTCTCAAAACAAACTCCTATATCGATCTCTATTgtttctcattctcttttatttatttcaaatatgttatttaattattttaaatatatatatatatatatatttatatatcattttattttatactcAATTCGTCtcatatatatacttctttttcacacatattaacaattgttttttttgaaaattttaactggTAAATAACTTTCCAATATTATCTTATTTAATGGATACTTATATGGTGTAAAAACaattattgaaaataatatatatttaataaaaatctcAATTAAATATGAgcatattaattttaaataaaaagtggaaaaatataattaattattgtacAAGTTTATATgttttaggaaaaaaaaaacaaaaaaaagtgATTATCTATGAAACAAAGAGATAgagagtgtgtgtgtgtaattttagatgataaattttaaatatatcaataatcaataaatatacaaatattttagatatttgGAGTTGTTTTTTCGATTAACATGGTATCTTCTttcattttatttgttattataatgtcattttattttatataattttagaaaataaattttaaaatttttaggaaataaataatttattattaatcaaaaaataataataatttagttAAAGAAGAAGGGGGAATAATAAGAACAAATTAAGAAGGGggataaaaagaaaaaattatatCTGTGTGACGTGAGAGAGgagaaaaatagttttttttttaaagagagaAAATGAGAGATGAAGAATGAAAAGAAAgacaagaaaaaataaaaaaagaaaaaaggaaaCAGAAGAGAGAATGACccgggaaaaaataaaattcagatGAGAGCATGTAGAATCGAACCCTGTTAGAAAATGAACAGGAGACAGCTTCGGCTAGAAAATAAACAGGAGAAAGCTTCGGCCGCTAAGCTGCATGaactttcttttatttttatagggcctatattatatatactaaactcataaatattaaatatatagtaCTAAAAATTTTTTAACTTTTCGGGGGGACCGTGGCCCCACGGGTCCTATGGTAGATCCGCCCCTGCGCTGCGCGATGCTCACGTACTTCCACGAGTGGCCAGATTCACATATT
Proteins encoded:
- the LOC140877275 gene encoding uncharacterized protein, producing MCFLSTLNKCRGSTYGKSSTIHRYETFGIANVETSTAAHCMSGELMGMCRILSIRPFGRHCSHIGRLLSGRILQRVTNRNSESAGPETGTTKHVGGSKSYAVHTANLRQSLNREPSSWKIFLKTHKRQDETFAYDKSKMINEEVEHRIVEQYTIRQSGDLQSGDVHDYLSADEVNAIFMDAVGGVNHQRVYDIGAVAKTIYPNEMMSRPRFRTQLKSSLVAHDEAIRVARDEAQAARAEADVAKMQSQQNALALQASNDTQARMLGRIS